A genome region from Nocardiopsis exhalans includes the following:
- a CDS encoding TIGR03089 family protein: MGAMSDSPARLWRALVSADPSRPFVTSYDELGDRIELSRATLDNWVSKTSNMLVDGFGTQPGDRVALALPPHWQSLAWILSSWSVGAAVVLSDEGVAPDTEVAVAASGRLEAALDSGAEEVVGTSLDPLGLPLREVPPMVTDYTVEVRGHGDHFPAYPVDAAEPALESAGRTLTGADVAAAGRALAKEWDLGEQDRLAVVVAPDAPLTALREDLSVLTAAVVSGAPLVLTPPPAEGDLQRFLDRMGTERVSVLYGPEPAGDLPFRRVV, encoded by the coding sequence ATGGGCGCCATGTCCGACTCTCCCGCGCGGCTCTGGCGCGCCCTCGTCTCCGCCGATCCCTCACGCCCGTTCGTGACCTCCTACGACGAACTCGGCGACCGGATCGAGCTCTCCCGGGCCACCCTCGACAACTGGGTGTCCAAGACCTCGAACATGCTCGTGGACGGCTTCGGCACCCAGCCGGGCGACCGGGTGGCGCTCGCCCTGCCGCCGCACTGGCAGTCCCTGGCGTGGATCCTGTCCAGCTGGTCGGTGGGGGCCGCGGTGGTGCTGTCCGACGAAGGGGTGGCGCCGGACACGGAGGTCGCGGTGGCCGCTTCGGGCCGCCTGGAGGCCGCCCTGGACAGCGGCGCGGAGGAGGTCGTGGGCACCTCCCTGGACCCGTTGGGCCTGCCGCTGCGCGAGGTTCCGCCGATGGTCACCGACTACACCGTCGAGGTGCGCGGGCACGGCGACCACTTCCCCGCCTACCCGGTGGACGCCGCCGAACCCGCCCTGGAGTCCGCCGGGCGTACCCTCACCGGCGCCGACGTGGCGGCGGCCGGGCGGGCCCTGGCCAAGGAGTGGGACCTGGGCGAGCAGGACCGGCTCGCGGTGGTCGTCGCCCCCGACGCCCCGCTGACCGCGCTCCGCGAGGACCTGTCCGTGCTCACCGCCGCGGTGGTCTCCGGTGCGCCCCTGGTGCTGACCCCGCCCCCGGCCGAGGGCGACCTCCAGCGGTTCCTGGACCGGATGGGCACGGAGCGGGTCAGCGTGCTGTACGGGCCCGAGCCCGCGGGCGACCTGCCCTTCCGCCGGGTCGTCTGA
- a CDS encoding chitinase C-terminal domain-containing protein, giving the protein MTVNPSSRWARALAAAAGLGTAASLLFAPPAAAAPQEPAPPSVSSDHADCRPDGLYPTPGLDVPYCDVYDSDGREILPNGLDRRVIGYFTSWRNGANDQPSYLVDDIPWDKISHINYAFGHVNSDNELSVGPDTPDNPATGMTWDRPGLEPDPEFDYDGHFNLLNKFKKDNPGVRTLVAVGGWAETGGFFGPDGERVDSGGFYSMTTTETGVNHAGIETFADSAVEFVREYGFDGLDIDYEYATSMQGAGSPDDYWISDARRGLLWEGYEELMRVLREKLDEAAVADGTYYQLTVAAPSSGWLLRGQEVHQVVQYLDFVNMMTYDLHGTWNHFVGHNGALFDSGQDPELRDVYNAFDGIGYLNADWAHHYFRGAMQAGRINLGVPFYTRGWQDVQGGENGLWGTSALPDQTQCQPGTGINDPCGHGAGGIDNLWFDSDPITGDAIEAGVNPIWHVLNLENGVVGDYVEDYGVDTELVGTYERHWDDVTKNEWWWNPQTRTFLSGDADQTISAKADYVADTGLGGVMIWEMAGDYSYDADAEQYFMGDTLITSLHQTLSNAGPYGAVKAETPAPEQVLDVDVEFGGFALGDNNYPITPEVTITNNSSGEIPGGSRIVFDYATSAPGSMGDQSGMGLTHVHRGHTRDNNVGGLDGDFHRVELTVPGWQSIPAGGSLDFTINYQLPISQPSNFRIEVGGTEYALTYDHPREGELVEGPGDGDDNGGGPSECDAPSWSSGTVYNTGDEVTHDGSEYRARWWTQGEEPGTTGEWGVWEHLGTC; this is encoded by the coding sequence ATGACAGTCAATCCGTCCAGCCGATGGGCACGCGCCCTGGCAGCAGCCGCGGGCCTGGGCACCGCGGCGAGCCTGCTGTTCGCGCCCCCGGCCGCCGCGGCTCCCCAGGAACCGGCCCCGCCCTCCGTCTCGTCCGACCACGCCGACTGCCGCCCCGACGGCCTCTACCCGACCCCCGGTCTGGACGTCCCCTACTGCGACGTCTACGACTCCGACGGGCGCGAGATCCTGCCCAACGGCCTCGACCGCAGGGTGATCGGCTACTTCACCAGCTGGCGCAACGGAGCCAACGACCAGCCCAGCTACCTGGTCGACGACATCCCCTGGGACAAGATCTCCCACATCAACTACGCGTTCGGGCACGTGAACTCCGACAACGAGCTCTCCGTCGGACCCGACACCCCCGACAACCCCGCCACCGGGATGACCTGGGACCGGCCCGGTCTCGAACCCGACCCCGAGTTCGACTACGACGGACACTTCAACCTGCTGAACAAGTTCAAGAAGGACAACCCCGGGGTCCGGACCCTGGTCGCCGTGGGCGGCTGGGCCGAGACCGGCGGGTTCTTCGGGCCCGACGGAGAGCGGGTGGACAGCGGCGGCTTCTACTCGATGACCACCACCGAGACCGGTGTGAACCACGCCGGGATCGAGACCTTCGCCGACTCCGCGGTGGAGTTCGTACGCGAGTACGGGTTCGACGGCCTGGACATCGACTACGAGTACGCGACCTCGATGCAGGGAGCGGGCAGCCCGGACGACTACTGGATCTCCGACGCCCGGCGCGGCCTGCTCTGGGAGGGCTACGAGGAGCTGATGCGCGTCCTGCGCGAGAAGCTCGACGAGGCCGCCGTGGCGGACGGCACCTACTACCAGCTGACCGTGGCGGCTCCCTCGTCCGGCTGGCTGCTGCGCGGCCAGGAGGTGCACCAGGTCGTCCAGTACCTGGACTTCGTCAACATGATGACCTACGACCTGCACGGCACCTGGAACCACTTCGTGGGCCACAACGGCGCGCTCTTCGACAGCGGCCAGGACCCCGAGCTGAGGGACGTCTACAACGCCTTCGACGGCATCGGCTACCTGAACGCCGACTGGGCCCACCACTACTTCCGAGGCGCCATGCAGGCGGGCCGGATCAACCTGGGCGTGCCCTTCTACACCCGCGGCTGGCAGGACGTGCAGGGCGGGGAGAACGGCCTGTGGGGCACCTCGGCCCTGCCCGACCAGACCCAGTGCCAACCGGGGACCGGCATCAACGACCCCTGCGGCCACGGCGCCGGGGGCATCGACAACCTGTGGTTCGACAGCGACCCGATCACCGGCGACGCGATCGAGGCCGGTGTCAACCCGATCTGGCACGTCCTCAACCTGGAGAACGGGGTCGTCGGAGACTACGTCGAGGACTACGGGGTGGACACCGAGCTGGTGGGCACCTACGAACGCCACTGGGACGACGTGACCAAGAACGAGTGGTGGTGGAACCCGCAGACCCGCACGTTCCTGTCGGGTGACGCCGACCAGACCATCAGCGCCAAGGCCGACTACGTCGCCGACACCGGACTGGGCGGCGTGATGATCTGGGAGATGGCGGGCGACTACTCCTACGACGCCGACGCCGAGCAGTACTTCATGGGTGACACGCTCATCACCTCCCTGCACCAGACGCTGAGCAACGCGGGCCCCTACGGCGCGGTCAAGGCCGAGACACCCGCCCCGGAACAGGTCCTGGACGTGGACGTGGAGTTCGGCGGCTTCGCGCTGGGCGACAACAACTACCCGATCACCCCCGAGGTGACCATCACCAACAACTCCTCCGGCGAGATCCCGGGCGGTTCCCGCATCGTCTTCGACTACGCCACCTCGGCCCCCGGTTCCATGGGCGACCAGTCCGGCATGGGGCTGACCCACGTGCACCGGGGCCACACCCGGGACAACAACGTCGGCGGCCTGGACGGCGACTTCCACCGGGTGGAACTGACCGTGCCCGGATGGCAGAGCATCCCGGCCGGGGGCTCGCTGGACTTCACCATCAACTACCAGCTCCCGATCTCCCAGCCGTCGAACTTCCGCATCGAGGTGGGCGGCACCGAATACGCCCTCACCTACGACCACCCCCGCGAGGGCGAGCTGGTGGAGGGCCCCGGCGACGGGGACGACAACGGCGGCGGGCCCAGCGAGTGCGACGCGCCGTCCTGGAGTTCGGGCACGGTGTACAACACCGGCGACGAGGTGACGCACGACGGGAGCGAGTACCGCGCCCGCTGGTGGACCCAGGGCGAGGAGCCGGGCACCACGGGCGAGTGGGGGGTCTGGGAACACCTGGGCACCTGCTGA
- a CDS encoding glycosyltransferase family 2 protein — MSHTDSEETAAQITDDPPVRVTIVLPCYNEEEHVVDEIKRICAAMDASGYGYELLAVDDASTDDTLARLREASDVFPHTRVVAFGHNGGSGTVRRIGSQRARGEYVVWTDADMSYPNERIPELVAMLDADPETDQVVGARTQEMGTHKVLRVPAKWMIRKIAERLTNTRIPDLNSGLRVFRKDVARPYLRLLPPGFSCVTTITLAFLSNQHTVKYVPIEYAKRAGTSKFHFVRDAYRYILQVLRMVMYFNPLKVLMPPALWLLGIGAAKFVYDQVRNPLYMPNNTVMILMTGLIIAAIALLADLIVRSREHP, encoded by the coding sequence ATGAGCCACACAGACTCCGAAGAGACCGCCGCGCAGATCACCGACGACCCGCCCGTACGGGTCACGATCGTGCTGCCCTGCTACAACGAGGAGGAGCACGTCGTCGACGAGATCAAGCGGATCTGCGCGGCGATGGACGCCTCCGGGTACGGGTACGAGCTGCTCGCCGTCGACGACGCCTCCACCGACGACACCCTCGCCCGGCTGCGCGAGGCCTCCGACGTCTTCCCGCACACGCGCGTGGTGGCCTTCGGGCACAACGGCGGCTCGGGCACGGTCCGGCGGATCGGCAGCCAGCGGGCGCGCGGCGAGTACGTGGTGTGGACCGACGCCGACATGAGCTACCCCAACGAGCGCATCCCCGAGCTCGTCGCGATGCTCGACGCCGACCCCGAGACCGACCAGGTCGTGGGTGCGCGCACCCAGGAGATGGGCACGCACAAGGTGCTGCGGGTCCCGGCCAAGTGGATGATCCGCAAGATCGCCGAACGCCTCACCAACACCCGCATCCCCGACCTCAACTCCGGGCTCAGGGTGTTCCGCAAGGACGTGGCCCGTCCCTACCTGCGCTTGCTGCCGCCCGGGTTCTCCTGTGTCACCACCATCACGCTGGCGTTCCTGTCCAACCAGCACACCGTGAAGTACGTGCCCATCGAGTACGCCAAGCGCGCGGGCACGTCCAAGTTCCACTTCGTGCGCGACGCCTACCGGTACATCCTCCAGGTGCTGCGCATGGTCATGTACTTCAACCCGCTCAAGGTCCTCATGCCGCCCGCGCTGTGGCTGCTGGGGATCGGTGCGGCCAAGTTCGTCTACGACCAGGTCCGCAACCCGCTCTACATGCCCAACAACACCGTCATGATCCTCATGACCGGGCTGATCATCGCGGCGATCGCGCTGCTGGCCGACCTCATCGTGCGTTCCAGGGAGCACCCGTGA
- a CDS encoding glycosyltransferase family 4 protein, with product MTDHADPGDGREAPAARRITLVGPAHPYKGGGARHTTELAHRLRDLGHEAGIESWRAQYPAALYPGQQTITDPEGEPFPRTRHELAWYRPDGWWRTGRRLARESDLVVLTLFSPVQVPAYLGILAGIRSLVRGDGSGGDRNGGAGPRVVVLCHNVLPHERRAIDVCLVRALLRRVDGVLTHSAEQGRLAEGLLGPGAPAPVVAQMPPHLPDTGGVRSDEHTGECRSLLFFGIVRPYKGVDVLLRALAEGAPEDVTLTVAGEFWGGYGDLAALAGELGLADRVRFREGYVPADELPELLAGADALVLPYRSATATQNVWLAHEHGLPVIATRAGTLADHVREGVDGLLCEPGDAADLARALRAFYRPGEPARLREGARPVDAEPYWKAYTDRLLGT from the coding sequence GTGACCGACCACGCGGACCCGGGGGATGGCCGCGAGGCCCCGGCGGCCCGGCGGATCACCCTGGTCGGCCCCGCACACCCCTACAAGGGCGGCGGTGCCCGGCACACCACCGAACTCGCCCACCGGCTGCGCGACCTCGGCCACGAGGCGGGGATCGAGTCGTGGCGGGCGCAGTACCCGGCGGCGCTGTACCCGGGGCAGCAGACCATCACCGACCCCGAGGGCGAGCCGTTCCCGCGCACCCGGCACGAGCTGGCCTGGTACCGCCCGGACGGCTGGTGGCGGACCGGGCGGCGGCTGGCCCGGGAGAGCGATCTGGTGGTGCTCACCCTGTTCTCACCGGTGCAGGTGCCCGCCTATCTGGGCATCCTCGCCGGGATCCGCTCACTGGTCCGTGGCGATGGCAGCGGCGGTGACCGGAACGGCGGGGCGGGGCCGCGCGTGGTGGTGCTGTGCCACAACGTCCTGCCGCACGAGCGGCGGGCGATCGACGTCTGCCTGGTCCGGGCCCTGCTGCGCAGGGTCGACGGGGTGCTCACCCACTCGGCCGAACAGGGCCGCCTCGCCGAAGGGCTCCTCGGCCCGGGGGCCCCGGCGCCGGTGGTCGCCCAGATGCCCCCGCACCTGCCCGACACCGGGGGAGTGCGTTCGGACGAGCACACCGGGGAGTGCCGCAGCCTGCTGTTCTTCGGGATCGTGCGGCCCTACAAGGGCGTGGACGTCCTGCTGCGGGCCCTGGCCGAGGGGGCGCCCGAGGACGTCACGCTCACCGTGGCGGGGGAGTTCTGGGGCGGCTACGGCGACCTGGCGGCCCTGGCCGGGGAGCTGGGCCTGGCCGACCGGGTCCGGTTCCGGGAGGGCTACGTGCCCGCCGACGAACTGCCCGAACTCCTGGCGGGTGCGGACGCCCTCGTACTGCCGTACCGTTCGGCCACCGCCACCCAGAACGTGTGGCTGGCGCACGAGCACGGGCTTCCGGTCATCGCCACCCGGGCGGGCACCCTCGCCGACCACGTGCGCGAGGGGGTGGACGGCCTGCTCTGCGAACCCGGGGACGCGGCCGACCTGGCCCGGGCGCTGAGGGCGTTCTACCGGCCGGGCGAGCCCGCCCGGCTCAGGGAAGGCGCCCGGCCGGTGGACGCCGAGCCGTACTGGAAGGCCTACACGGACCGCCTGCTCGGCACCTGA
- a CDS encoding DUF3592 domain-containing protein → MNTDALAPLVPLLVVTGYLLYTGARKTLLALSRRRRELGLARSGVRTHGVVRAVHPLGRPSGRQAVTVQLHDVGRGSWEAVDESGTGGYLLREGTPVTALYDPADPSNVRVERAAFPDRSRGDYPLYRDGVPGPPSLTAALSPLAASLVILVIAVLVAANRADTALGLIPPLFVVLGLGVLASAAHRLLTDTSTRPDLRASTTGTVTDCWTETKRGRRRNRGWTTIRVHPFTVYFQAADGREVHVRHSVASGRFVPVPQQELRVDYDPAHPPHYALADHPNAGRIPVVVPFVVGGVFVLVGSVLAFIL, encoded by the coding sequence GTGAACACCGACGCTCTCGCTCCCCTGGTCCCGCTCCTGGTCGTGACGGGATACCTGCTTTACACGGGGGCCCGAAAAACCCTTCTCGCTCTGTCGCGGCGTCGGCGCGAACTGGGGCTGGCCAGGTCTGGGGTCCGCACGCACGGGGTCGTCCGCGCCGTCCACCCCCTGGGCCGCCCCTCCGGACGGCAGGCGGTCACCGTCCAGCTGCATGACGTCGGGAGAGGTTCCTGGGAGGCGGTCGACGAGTCGGGGACCGGGGGCTACCTCCTCCGGGAGGGCACCCCGGTCACAGCGCTGTACGACCCGGCGGACCCGTCGAACGTACGTGTGGAGCGTGCGGCCTTCCCGGACCGTTCCCGGGGGGACTACCCCCTCTACCGCGACGGGGTCCCCGGCCCGCCCTCCCTCACAGCGGCGCTGTCCCCTCTGGCGGCGAGCCTGGTCATCCTCGTGATCGCTGTCCTGGTCGCGGCGAACCGCGCCGATACCGCCCTTGGCCTGATACCGCCGCTCTTCGTCGTGCTGGGCCTGGGGGTGCTGGCAAGCGCGGCGCACCGTCTGCTCACGGACACGAGCACGCGCCCCGACCTGCGGGCCTCGACCACGGGAACGGTGACCGACTGTTGGACCGAGACCAAGCGCGGACGCCGTCGGAACAGGGGGTGGACCACGATTCGGGTGCACCCGTTCACGGTCTACTTCCAGGCCGCCGACGGGCGGGAGGTCCACGTTCGGCACTCCGTCGCCAGCGGCCGTTTCGTCCCCGTTCCCCAACAGGAACTGCGCGTGGACTACGACCCCGCCCATCCACCGCACTACGCCCTGGCCGATCACCCGAACGCGGGGCGGATCCCGGTCGTGGTGCCGTTCGTGGTGGGTGGGGTCTTCGTACTCGTCGGCTCGGTGCTGGCGTTCATCCTCTGA
- a CDS encoding bifunctional FO biosynthesis protein CofGH: MSGAKDPAPIPTPTAAAMRRALARARDGKTLDVTEAEVLLHARGEDLEQLLGHAGRVRDAGLEAAGRPGVITYSRKVFVPLTRLCRDRCHYCTFATVPGRLDAPFMSPDEVLEIAREGARMGCKEVLITLGDRPEDRWKQAAEWLNSRGYDDTLSYVRAMSIMVLEETGLLPHLNPGVLTWSDFQRLKPVSPSMGMMLETTSRRLFEEKGQPHYGSPDKDPAVRLRAMEDAGRSSVPFTTGILLGIGETVADRAESIFAMRGVSRRYGGIQEVIVQNFRAKPDTAMMHRPDAERDMMAATIAVTRLVMGPKAHIQAPPNLIGADRGGVDEYELMIRAGIDDWGGVSPLTADHVNPERPWPQIDDLAARTAAQGFALRERLTVYPEYIRAGEPWVDPRLRAHIDAIADPETGLAREDAPLVGRPWQEPDAVLVSSGRTDLHTEIDTEGRTGDRRGDFDAVYGDWDELTPGVDRQGARPRRLDPEISAALRSAERDPAGLSDSEALALLHADGDALEALTGLADRVRRDTVGDDVTYVVTRNINFTNVCYTGCRFCAFAQRRTDADAYTLSLDQVADRAEEAWKAGATEVCMQGGIHPDLPGTAYFDIAAAVRDRVPDMHVHAFSPMEVVNGAARTNLPVREWLTRARESGLGSIPGTAAEILDDEVRWILTKGKLPASEWIEVITSAHDLGIPTTSTMMYGHVDSPHHWVAHIKLLRSLQERAVERNGKRGFTEFVLLPFVHTNAPIYLAGLARTGPTVRENRAVHALARLLLHGHIDNIQGSWVKLHEDTFRQLLDGGVNDVGGTLMEETISRMAGSGQGSYKTISDIKALVEPTGRPVRQRTTTYGPVPAERQRVAEASDGVAPSILRPNLPVV, from the coding sequence ATGAGTGGTGCGAAAGACCCTGCCCCCATCCCCACACCGACGGCGGCCGCCATGCGCAGGGCGCTGGCCCGGGCGCGGGACGGTAAGACCCTCGACGTCACCGAGGCCGAAGTACTGCTGCACGCCCGCGGCGAGGACCTCGAACAGCTCCTCGGCCACGCCGGAAGGGTCCGGGACGCGGGCCTGGAGGCGGCCGGGCGGCCGGGGGTGATCACCTACAGCCGCAAGGTCTTCGTGCCGCTGACCCGCCTGTGCCGGGACCGCTGCCACTACTGCACCTTCGCCACGGTTCCGGGCCGCCTGGACGCGCCCTTCATGTCCCCGGACGAGGTCCTGGAGATCGCCCGCGAGGGCGCGCGCATGGGCTGCAAGGAAGTCCTCATCACCCTGGGGGACCGCCCCGAGGACCGGTGGAAGCAGGCCGCCGAGTGGCTGAACTCGCGCGGCTACGACGACACCCTCTCGTACGTGCGCGCCATGTCGATCATGGTCCTGGAGGAGACCGGACTGCTCCCGCACCTCAACCCCGGGGTGCTGACCTGGTCGGACTTCCAGCGCCTCAAGCCGGTCTCCCCGTCCATGGGGATGATGCTGGAGACCACCTCGCGGCGGCTCTTCGAGGAGAAGGGCCAGCCGCACTACGGCAGCCCCGACAAGGACCCCGCGGTGCGGCTGCGCGCCATGGAGGACGCCGGGCGCTCCAGCGTCCCCTTCACCACCGGCATCCTGCTCGGGATCGGTGAGACGGTCGCCGACCGCGCGGAGTCGATCTTCGCGATGCGCGGGGTCTCCCGCCGCTACGGCGGCATCCAGGAGGTCATCGTGCAGAACTTCCGGGCCAAGCCGGACACCGCGATGATGCACCGGCCCGACGCCGAGCGCGACATGATGGCCGCGACCATCGCCGTCACCCGCCTGGTGATGGGCCCCAAGGCGCACATCCAGGCCCCGCCCAACCTCATCGGCGCGGACCGGGGCGGCGTGGACGAGTACGAGCTGATGATCCGCGCGGGCATCGACGACTGGGGCGGGGTCTCCCCGCTCACCGCCGACCACGTCAACCCCGAACGCCCCTGGCCGCAGATCGACGACCTCGCGGCCCGCACCGCCGCCCAGGGGTTCGCGCTGCGCGAGCGCCTCACCGTCTACCCGGAGTACATCCGGGCGGGCGAACCCTGGGTGGACCCGAGGCTGCGCGCGCACATCGACGCGATCGCGGACCCGGAGACCGGCCTGGCCCGCGAGGACGCCCCGCTGGTGGGCCGACCCTGGCAGGAGCCGGACGCGGTCCTGGTCTCCTCGGGCCGCACCGACCTGCACACGGAGATCGACACCGAGGGCCGCACCGGTGACCGGCGCGGCGACTTCGACGCCGTCTACGGCGACTGGGACGAACTCACCCCGGGCGTGGACCGCCAGGGCGCGCGGCCCCGGCGCCTGGACCCGGAGATCTCCGCGGCCCTGCGCAGCGCCGAACGCGACCCGGCGGGGCTCAGCGACTCCGAGGCCCTGGCCCTGCTGCACGCCGACGGGGACGCCCTGGAGGCGCTCACCGGCCTGGCCGACCGGGTCCGCCGTGACACCGTCGGCGACGACGTCACCTATGTGGTGACCAGGAACATCAACTTCACCAACGTCTGTTACACCGGCTGCCGGTTCTGCGCCTTCGCGCAGCGGCGCACCGACGCCGACGCCTACACGCTCTCCCTGGACCAGGTCGCCGACCGCGCCGAGGAGGCGTGGAAGGCGGGGGCCACCGAGGTGTGCATGCAGGGCGGAATCCACCCGGACCTGCCGGGCACCGCCTACTTCGACATCGCCGCCGCGGTCCGCGACCGCGTCCCGGACATGCACGTGCACGCCTTCAGCCCGATGGAGGTGGTGAACGGGGCCGCCCGTACCAACCTGCCGGTACGCGAGTGGCTGACCCGCGCCCGCGAGTCAGGGCTCGGCTCGATCCCGGGCACCGCCGCGGAGATCCTCGACGACGAGGTCCGCTGGATCCTCACCAAGGGCAAACTGCCCGCCAGCGAGTGGATCGAGGTCATCACCAGCGCCCACGACCTGGGGATTCCCACCACGTCCACGATGATGTACGGCCACGTGGACTCCCCGCACCACTGGGTGGCGCACATCAAACTGCTGCGGTCCCTCCAGGAACGTGCCGTGGAGCGCAACGGCAAGCGCGGCTTCACCGAGTTCGTGCTGCTGCCGTTCGTGCACACCAACGCGCCGATCTACCTCGCGGGCCTGGCCCGCACGGGCCCCACCGTCCGCGAGAACCGCGCGGTGCACGCCCTGGCCCGGCTGCTGCTGCACGGCCACATCGACAACATCCAGGGCTCCTGGGTGAAGCTGCACGAGGACACCTTCCGCCAGCTCCTCGACGGCGGCGTCAACGACGTCGGCGGGACCCTCATGGAGGAGACCATCAGCCGCATGGCCGGCTCCGGGCAGGGTTCGTACAAGACGATCAGCGACATCAAGGCCCTCGTCGAACCCACGGGCCGCCCGGTCCGCCAGCGCACCACCACCTACGGCCCGGTCCCCGCCGAACGCCAGCGGGTCGCCGAGGCCAGCGACGGGGTGGCCCCCAGCATCCTGCGCCCCAACCTCCCGGTGGTCTGA
- a CDS encoding Rv3235 family protein, with amino-acid sequence MNHPCHGRPCPRPACARTTAHTWKPVRTPARTPLRGMTSGPCATSPLAGHRTPAHVRLLAQQIAEVLVGRRAPEVLNQHVTVPVREELRRLRGSVSCTIAPRLSRVFHQPLGAAGVEASAVIGCDHRSRAFAFRLRREGQRWICTRLETDHRR; translated from the coding sequence ATGAACCACCCCTGCCACGGCCGCCCCTGCCCCCGCCCGGCCTGCGCCCGCACCACCGCCCACACCTGGAAACCCGTACGCACCCCAGCCCGCACCCCGCTGCGAGGCATGACCTCGGGCCCCTGCGCGACCTCCCCGCTGGCAGGCCACCGCACCCCCGCCCACGTGCGCCTCCTGGCCCAGCAGATCGCCGAGGTCCTGGTCGGCAGGCGCGCCCCCGAAGTCCTCAACCAGCACGTCACCGTCCCGGTCCGCGAAGAACTGCGCAGGCTGCGCGGCTCCGTCAGCTGCACCATCGCACCCCGACTGAGCCGGGTCTTCCACCAACCACTCGGCGCCGCCGGAGTCGAGGCCAGCGCCGTCATCGGCTGCGACCACCGCTCACGCGCCTTCGCCTTCCGCCTGCGCCGCGAAGGACAGCGCTGGATCTGCACCCGCCTGGAAACCGACCACCGCCGCTAG
- a CDS encoding lysylphosphatidylglycerol synthase domain-containing protein — translation MVLTRLRRNTWVRLALLVLVCACVGAALYANWAQARDAVSELPLWVLPVAVLAGMLGLAAQMLAWRSLLSGLGSPLPGAAAARVMFVGQLGKYLPGSVWAFVAQVELARDWKVPRSRGAAATLLAIAVTVAVSLAVAAVALPLSSAEAARRWWWALAAAPLLLACLHPRVLGWGVRLAARPFARFREVAEAGPLELRGGAVAASVGWTLVAWVPLGAHVWLLTWAVGGDALRSAGPAVGAYALAWTLGLLVVFAPAGLGVREVVLVVALAPVVDAGAALVVAVLSRLVMTVADVGWAGLAVLVSKAPEHEQERNLSF, via the coding sequence ATGGTGCTGACTCGGCTTCGACGGAACACGTGGGTGCGCCTGGCCCTGCTCGTGCTGGTGTGCGCGTGCGTGGGGGCGGCCCTGTACGCCAACTGGGCGCAGGCGCGGGACGCCGTGTCCGAACTCCCGCTGTGGGTGCTGCCCGTCGCGGTGCTGGCGGGGATGCTGGGGCTGGCCGCGCAGATGCTGGCGTGGCGGTCCCTGCTGTCCGGTCTGGGCTCGCCGCTACCGGGGGCTGCCGCTGCTCGGGTGATGTTCGTGGGTCAGCTCGGCAAGTACCTGCCCGGCTCGGTGTGGGCGTTCGTGGCCCAGGTGGAGCTGGCCCGGGACTGGAAGGTGCCCAGATCCCGGGGGGCGGCGGCGACCCTGTTGGCGATCGCCGTGACCGTGGCCGTCAGCCTGGCGGTGGCCGCGGTGGCGCTGCCGCTGTCCTCCGCGGAGGCGGCGCGCCGCTGGTGGTGGGCGTTGGCGGCCGCGCCCCTGCTGTTGGCCTGCCTGCATCCGAGAGTGCTCGGCTGGGGTGTGCGGCTGGCAGCCCGACCCTTCGCTCGGTTCCGTGAGGTGGCCGAGGCGGGCCCGCTGGAGCTCAGAGGGGGAGCGGTCGCGGCGTCCGTGGGTTGGACCCTGGTGGCCTGGGTGCCGCTGGGCGCGCATGTGTGGCTGCTGACCTGGGCGGTGGGCGGCGACGCGCTGAGATCGGCGGGCCCGGCGGTGGGCGCCTACGCGCTGGCCTGGACGCTGGGGCTGTTGGTGGTGTTCGCGCCCGCCGGGCTGGGGGTGCGCGAGGTGGTCCTGGTGGTGGCGCTGGCCCCGGTGGTGGACGCGGGCGCGGCACTGGTGGTGGCGGTGCTGTCCCGGTTGGTCATGACGGTGGCGGACGTGGGTTGGGCGGGATTGGCGGTCCTGGTGTCCAAGGCGCCCGAACATGAACAGGAAAGAAACCTTTCTTTTTGA